GTTAAGTATTTGGGACATATTTTGAGCCAACAGGGAAGGGAAGAAATTGAGATATTTGTGTTTGGTTTTAACACCTGTGTACAGGAGTGCCagtgtacctgtgtaatggggGAGGGTGTCCAATTGGGAGATTACATGATAACCAatttgggacagttctgggattggATAAGAGGGTATCCTTATAGCATAGGggatcccacaaaggtggataggttttccatgatatgggggaaacctgggagcactgttgaactctgtaaaggtgatgaaatcctactaaccatcaaaaccattaagctctctgatgcaggtGCTTACACCCTTGGACAGGAAAGGGCTGGGGACAACATGATGGGCCTGTTTTCTATTAAGGTGCTGCCAAAACCACAGAGGTCCCAGACGAACCAGAGccagacacactcctctaccacccctgGACCGAACCTGCCACCTACCACCACTGTGTCAAATCTCATTCAGGTAATTAACGTTAGAGACTATTCTATTTGCTGAACAGCTGTTGGGTTCTGTATCCAGGGGACCTGAAAACATTCCATCCCATGGGAGACATAGACGTAGTGCTCCATGGACGGAGGATGTAGTTGACATACACACTAATCTGTTGGGGGTGCCTGTTGGGGTTCCTCATGAATTTCAGGCATTGGATAGGAACGATGgactctggcacttactacctaTTATGAGTCCAGCCATAGTGAATGCAAGACTGACTGCATGGATTAATTATATCTACTATAATCAACAGCGTTTTATGAATTACTCCTGTGATGCACTCACTGGTATGTCTGAACAGCTTGAGGCCACATCTAGGGTTGCCAGACAGAATAGACTTGCTTTAGATATGCTTCTTGCCAGTCAGGGGGTGTCTGCAAGATGTTCGGTGAACAATGTTGCACATATATTcctaataacaccagtccagaTGGTAGTATATCTAAGGCCCTTAGCGGGCTTGATGCACTATCTTCTGAGATGAGGACCATGGCGGGGGTAGAGGAGTCTGGACTATTCTCTTGGTTGGGagcctggtttggtaagtacactggtatggtggttactggatttctgaccctaattcttgtatttttatttttgatgtgttgtgctgcttgcatcataccatgttttaagaagtctgttacagatgtggTGAAGGCTTCAGGCATGATTCCTTTGCTTGATGCTCCAGTTGGAGATGCTGATACTGAATCAAGCTTTCAGGGGAggatgggactgactgaggatgacccaTGGTATGCTGTGGGTGAGGTAGTATAATAAATATTACACCACCACAGTTCCTtcttttacatttttgttttatgaTATGTTTTCTTTCcagtatgtttgttctccctgttgTGAAGGTTTGGAGTCCCTGGGTGGCTTGTTGCCCACCTGGTGCAGGATaagagtagctgagaggaccagatggtttATAATAATGCTTTgctctgctttactctgttttccatgaccaaagttttatCCTACATCTTACATGTCAATAAACAGTAAAGTCTTATCCTGTTTTTGTCAAAAGGGGGAGACAAAAGCATCACTTGTTGATTTTGATTTTTTCTCGGATgatttttgttttctgtttttctgtaaaaaaaaatatataataataataatatttatgttttattaataatacatttttattattttcatgaaatgctaTTAACATATTACTAAAGGATAAATAAAGGAAAACGTGCCAGgtggacggaacagatatgacagctggttacacaaaggaaagtgggttgggtttgagtgaaagagcgtgAAGActtgaggaacaaagggagaagccatgctatcgtaaatacagtatcttatgcattctaaattaccacccatttggaaaaggaaaatgcaaaaaatatttactctgagctgcgcttcaatatggtggtggtagatggaaggccatgttgcccaacagagtcctttgtcctttgaagagtgTCTCTGTTGGTGAACGGGATACGTTGTAGTGTCGTTGTTGTatggtagatgggatactctgtccgTCCTTTCCTAGCCCATGTTTACAGCTGCTGTTGCTCACTTAACGGCTAGGATGTCTCATTTCTTTAGTGAATaatagttcaaagttcatactattgacaaccaaagctcacgctgaggttggcttagttctgtagttgacatgttagtccttttcaACGTATGGACCGTCGTCCTatcgtcctcggaacaggaggttacattttaatcaagggcttatatagtggagggagagaagggtgtgtttcatagtttataacccatgtctattcacaggggcgggccactgattgagcagagccccaACCTTATGAAAActcaaatctctcatttggaagctaaaattacatttcatcttttcacaaataattttatatttaccattttaattgcacaacaattccatgtgaatatgataactataatgtgtagactttcccagATACAGTTTAGGTCGTCCTGTCATCAGtcataatgtctcagatgacaaccgaatggacatcatattcattaagtaccaacgcatattttcaactggttctattaccgaaatatggttcctttCCCTCCACTTGTTTGATGCTCCCAGACTCTCTATGTTTAACAAAGGCTATTCGAGAGTCCCTCTGtagagtcaagagagagagaagagagaaaggtatttatgggggtgtCATAAACCTTACTCacaggccaacatcatgacaccAGCCATcctggtcatagactgttctctttgctaccacacggcaccagagagccaagtctaggtccaagacgCTTCTAAACAggttctactcccaagccattagactcctgaacatctggtcaaatggctacccacattgccctcttctcctctccacaccactgccactctctgttgtcatctataaaaagtcactttaattaactctacctacatgtacatactatactacctccactaaccggtgcccccgcacattgactctgtacctttaattacttgttacttttatctcttatgcttatccatattttttgaaACTACACTGTCTGTTACGGGCTCGTAAGTAagtgtttcactgtaaggtctactacacctgttgtattcggcgcatgtaactaatcaaatttgatttgataatgacTTGTAACAAGTAAAACAACTTTTTCAAGAGAGTGAAAGTCAGCGGTAGGGACGTGGTGTTACAGTTAAATGTCAGACCACATACTaatacacaaactcacacacacctgaCAGGACATGtttacacacacaaatgcacaaacTGATCTAATTTCACACCCCAGCATTCATAAGCCACAACCACCCTCAGATCTGTTACACAAATACACTTTGAAATCAGAACACCTCCCCCACACAACTCACAGGCCCATGCACACAaaaacatgcacacatacacacacaaacatatacagttgaagtcgaaagtttacatccacttaggtccGAGTtgttaaaactcgtttttcaaccactccaccaatttcttgttaacaaaatatagttttggcaagtcggtttaggacatctacatggtgcatgacacaagtcatttttccaacaaatgtttacagacagattatttcactgtatcacaattccagttggtcagaagtttacatacactaagttgacagtgcctttaaacagtttggacaattccagaaaatgatctcatggctttagaagcttctggtaggctaattgacatcatttgagtgaattggaggtgtacctgtggatgtatttcaaggcctaccttcaaactcagtgcctcaaaataaatcagccaagacctcagacaaataattgtagacctccacaagtctggttcatccttgtgagcaatttccaaacgcctgaaggtaccacgttcatcatAAGTATAAGTATAAATAAAGCAAATATAAACATCTTGGGACCACGcagcgtcataccgctcaggaaggagatgcgtaatgtctcctagagatggacgtaatttggtgcgaaaagtgcaaatcaatcccagaacaacagcaaaggaccttgtgaagatgttggaggaaacaggtacaaaattatctatatccacagtaaaacaagtcctatatcgacataacctgaaaggcagctcagcaaggaagaagctactgctccaaaaccgccataaaaagccagactacggtttgcaactgcacatggggacatagGTCGTACTTTCTGGAGGAATATCCTCTAgtctgatgatacaaaaatagaactgtttttcCATAATGagcattgttatgtttggaggaaaaagggggggcttgcaagccgaagaacaccatcccaaccgtgaagcatgggagtggcagcatcatgttgtggggttgctttgctgcaggagggattcatgcacttcacaaaatagatggagtcttgaggaaggaaaattatgtgaatatattgaagcaagacatcagtcaggaagttaaagcttggtcgcaaatgggtcttccaaatgtggaaaaatggcttaaggacaacaaagtcaagatattggagtggccatcacaaagagctgacctcaatcctatagaacatttgtgggcagaactgaaaaagtgtgtgcgagcaaggaggcctacactcctgactcagttacaccagctctgtcaggaggaatgggccaaaattctcacaacttactgtgggaagcttgtggacggctacccgaaacgtttgacccaagttaaacaatttaaatgctaccaaatactaattgagtgtatgtaaactgctgacccactgggaatgtgatgaaaaaaataaaagctgaaataaatcattctctcaactattattctgacatttcacattcttaaaataaagtggtcttcctaactgacctaagacagtgcatttttttgctaggattaaatgtcagtaattgtgaaaaactgagtttaaatgtattttgttaaggtgtatgtaaacttctgagttTAACTGTGCAtccacaccagtggaggctcctcaggaGAGGAAGGGGTGGACCATCCATTAAATGGTAAAACAGTTCAaaagcttcttttttttaaataaaactatactaaatatattcacgtcaccaaataattcatTCAAACCCACtgttgcaatgaaggtctacaatagcctcaacagcactctgtagggtagcaccatggtgtagacGGAGGACCACTAGATTCCATCATCCTCTGGGTAATGATAGGTTGACAGGTTTTGCGTACCGCAACTTTCAAACGAGGCTACAATAAAAACTAATGGGACTGCAGCAACTGTATTGGCATCAAAATCTGGGGTGTAAACTACTTTTCTATTCCAGCTTTAATTGACATGGTAATAGAgcaaatgtatttgaaaaaaGTTGAAAAAAACTGACCCTTCCTTCCAAAATGGAGAAAGAGTGtcttttcagtttcacttacttcgctagcaaatgcagctagctagtttagcacTCAAACAAGATGCTAGCTATGACTATTCAACACAATATTGGAACACTTCCAATTCAAGGTAAGCTTTTagttttacaaatgtattgccaccggggcACGTTCTAAACTGCTTACGAACTGAACACTAACTTTACTGCATGactgtagcaggtttactaacacattagaaggttctattagctatgttgactgaTGTTACTTttgctaatatggtgacaatgatgtaggctgtgtgtagcgggtATGATATTGTCCatcttggaaaggttttttcacaTGGTCACATGCAGCTGATGTGTTGTACATTGAAGTCCaaaagcgaagggaaaaggtgagagtaGGAGAGTGCATATTGACAataaggaatacaacgtggctgctatgaaagtgaactgcgTTTACACGTGATcaagggtgtattcattccaccgattttgtttaaaaaaaatgattgTATGGAACAGAGATAAAAATACCCAAATTTGTACATTAGAAACTCTCAATGACtacaccctatatcagctagatgcagggaAGTGTGCAAGACGGTAtttaatgtgtcactgtctgtcaatgTGTCACTGTCTTATCTTGAATTTCTCtcaacctgtgtgcacctacattggctgtaacaacctcatgatgggtatagagaAATGTTGAGTATCACGTAGTAGcataaacctattgatgttacatttaACTGGGTGAAATgtatatgaatgacagtcatccaatatgctgtaatagaaatatggACATGCTCataatttttttatattttttaaatggtctTCCCTCATCTGAAACGGAACCGACCGccactgatgcacacacacagcaggacCACTTTCCCACTATCTAAGGCCACAAACACAGGAAGTTTAAGGCTGACCCACTTCTCTTCTGTCAGAGGTTTTATTCAGGTCTTCATACAAACAAGCTGTCAGTGAACACATTTAAAGACAAAAACAACTAGCAGCACTAACTATCTGAGATAAAGTAACAATGCATTGGCAAACCAGCTGCCTCAATAGTAGTACAAGTAATATACAAAAtgtatataaaatacaaataagcTACATATTTAGAACTCCAAAATACTTTCCATGTAGAAAATTATTGGTTTGTACCTGCATTATCAGCCTTGTCATAGTTTGCACAAAGAATCAGTTCAACAGCTAAACTAAAATGCAAATTGAGTGAAAAATGGATTGTTCAAATAGACTTGTTGCTGTAGGTATTCTGCAGCTCTTTAATGGTCAAATAGCCAATACAACTGGGTTCCACTGTCATTGAGGAGGATCTGCCTAGAGCAGCCTCTACTGGCCAGGCATTGTAACTGCCGCTAGACACCATGGCAGAGTTTGACTCAGGATTATGAAGGGGGATTTGGGGGAGACTCAGGGGATGGTGAGGGCCCGGGGGGATCCGAGCAGGCAGGGAGACTGGTAAGACAAGAGGGGCAACTGGAACCACATTCCTCTCCTtatccttctttccttcctcttccACCTGGTCctccccctctacactctccatGCCGAAACCAGAGTCTGGGCTCAGGGGCTGGCTCTGCAGCCGACCGAGACGCTCCAGGCGCTCATAGGAGGAGGATGTGGCGGAGAGAGAGCTGTGGTCCCCCTGGTAGGTGAAGTAGACGGGGCAAGACTCGATGAAGAGGCTGCTGGGGTATTTGGTGTAGAAGTAGCCGATGTTGGAGAAGCAGGAGGACTGGCCGCTGCTGTTCCAGCCATCAGAGGGAGTGTTGGGGTCAGAGTGTAGGAGAAAGGCCGCAGTGGTGGAATCGGTGACGTCCCAGACTTCTGTTCCAGAAACCTCCGCAGGGGAGATGTCCTCGCAGGGCTGGGCAGTGATGAAGGACTCTGGAGCAAACAAGGGGCTCAGCCATTTCTGCATGGGGAGGGCCAGAGACGCACGTCAGTATCCGCCTCTCTGTACAGTGTCACAGATATTGGTGAAATTGAAAGTTATGCTTATACTTAAGCaaaatgacaaaggaaaaatatGTTACTGCATCTACACTGGCAAGTATCAAGTTTTGAAAGTTGCTGCAAGATCAGTGTGTGGTTGTTCGTACGTCTAAAATGAGGGCATGTGTGAGTTTATTGGTGTGTTATTGTGTGCATGTGGTAGAGAGAGCGTGTATGTCTGCATCTAACTTAATGCAAGGAATTCAAAGCAACAGAAACCACACCAAGGGGCCTGTGCTCATGACTAATGTTTCCCTTTGGGTTTTACTGTGGCTGGAAACTATCCTTTTACCGGCAACTAAAGAGGCTGTTCCAAACTGTAAGCATTAAATGTAAGTAAGTAGTAAGTCAAGTTAAATAAGGACATAAATGCGGATATATCCACTCAACCAGGTTCCAGAATATTATATTAGGCCGTCCACTAGGTTTTCATATCAAGAAAACATTCACGCCAGTGAATAACGCCACATACACAGAATTTTATTGGTTCAAGAGGTTTCAAGTTTAGCAGGAAGTTGGAGTATTTTCCAGGTACCTGAAAGTTTCCACCGTGGACAGAGTTAAGTGGCTGGAAGTACTTGGCGGGATCAGGCACATACTGGTGTTTCCTATAGTGCACCAAAACAACATGGATTTTAATAAGCCATTTTGAGTCTGTCCCAGAATTAACTTGACACTACATACCCAAACAGACCTAAGGTCCTGAACGCAAAATCTGCTTCGTATTGGATTATGTAACCAATGATAAAAATCAAGCCCCCGTCATCAATACGGCACAAGACCAAATTAACTCACTGAGCCAAAGGTTATAGGTCTCACTCCTGATCTGACCCAACAATACATACATGTACGCATAAAATCCACCTTTACGCATTACTCACCTATTGTTTGTATGAATTTTGTAGAAGACCAGCAATATTACAACGATGAGCGTGAAAAACGCACCACTCAACACCAGCCACAAAGTTAGGTCCGGGGACTCCACTGAAACACCAGAGAACAGCAGCACGGTTGGAATGTAGGTCTCAGAAATGCATCTGGATTCATTTAATGCAATTAACTTGGGTCATTAACAGAATTTTTGAAACCAGCAAATTGGTTTTATTCCTATATGGGCCGCATGAGCTTCACCATGCACCGACTGTCAGTTTCTCTGGATAGGATAGAGAGTCTTCTGCATGACTGAACATAGTAGATGTAAGGTTTTAGTTTGTGGTATGGCATCAAACGTACCAAAGGTTGGCGAGACCTCGTCCTCTGATGTCCAGGAGGCAGTGGTGCTCCACTCACTCCAGTGGCTAGAGGGGGTTTGGGTCGGCTTGACTCTCAACCTGATGTGATGAATCCcactctcctccacatccagctcTATCCACGGTTCATGCTTTAGTCTGGTCAAACTCTgggcctcctgacagagagaccgGTAAACAAAAATAAACATAATCACTACAAAGCTACAAGACTCTCAAACTATTTAGGCTGAAATCCAGATTTGAGATGAGTGTGTTTAACTCAAATGTACATGCTTTGTTGTCTATGGAAGCGAAGATTCCGCCAACAATCACAGCTAAATACTCAGGCGCCGTTATTATGCATGACTACCCACTTATTAGATTCACTATAACTCATTCAGCAGGAATACTGCGTGTTCAGCCAATACCACACACTTTCACACCAAATAGTTTGTCTTTCTCACTCACCCCCCATAGCTGGTCTTCCCTCTTCACCTTGACCTGGAACTCATATTCCTGGATCTTCATAGATAG
The sequence above is a segment of the Oncorhynchus gorbuscha isolate QuinsamMale2020 ecotype Even-year linkage group LG16, OgorEven_v1.0, whole genome shotgun sequence genome. Coding sequences within it:
- the LOC124000842 gene encoding interleukin-2 receptor subunit beta-like, giving the protein MMWSMLHLLFLLSVPPGFAHNLQGLFCVNDYINNITCVWNSSAVDPDVACQLLGTKENFNNLFNSSCDLKPLDRPVQGHSLRGCSIVFEGHYFSSAEHLPSIKVECGGSEAAKLIRYKPIHHIKMHPPGSPVIINGTNATWSAGSPLSMKIQEYEFQVKVKREDQLWGEAQSLTRLKHEPWIELDVEESGIHHIRLRVKPTQTPSSHWSEWSTTASWTSEDEVSPTFVESPDLTLWLVLSGAFFTLIVVILLVFYKIHTNNRKHQYVPDPAKYFQPLNSVHGGNFQKWLSPLFAPESFITAQPCEDISPAEVSGTEVWDVTDSTTAAFLLHSDPNTPSDGWNSSGQSSCFSNIGYFYTKYPSSLFIESCPVYFTYQGDHSSLSATSSSYERLERLGRLQSQPLSPDSGFGMESVEGEDQVEEEGKKDKERNVVPVAPLVLPVSLPARIPPGPHHPLSLPQIPLHNPESNSAMVSSGSYNAWPVEAALGRSSSMTVEPSCIGYLTIKELQNTYSNKSI